A region from the Lytechinus variegatus isolate NC3 chromosome 6, Lvar_3.0, whole genome shotgun sequence genome encodes:
- the LOC121416509 gene encoding GPI mannosyltransferase 2-like, producing the protein MATTMDTKFSEMTIANYAVLSRFFVTLLQILFNNLIPDHHADAFHQAPLLNPRFADHCVEFLLGGFRKWDGAYFLHIAEHGYTTERMLVFFPLYPGLMRLLADTLFVPLQTMMSLRSVLMISGWLVSTASFALSAVILHALTKKVCNDQLMAHTAWILYCINPATIFMTAMYTEASFSLLSFTGMLFLEKKRYLISAIVFGLGTCMRSNGIVAVGFVVYHMVQITIFVIARTGLPTSFSTLKKLCSVFAMNLTRIVYSTVIILTPFALYQIYSYLRICKGETAISVQTIMEYCLNRVSKIGSNDTVDSQMMDKLGQAPLWCRKSFALPYSELQAEHWNVGLLNYYEFKQLPNFILALPIIILSLYGVWDYCNKNWDLVKVLGVYQPIRRDVKKTDDPTGQSEGFYSSGVFVYLVHHFVLLLFGVLCMHVQVITRFLFSSSPIPIWIASHIIQSALQQDDTSTPSSKHNGSIQKFSPLDITWRKHLDRKGRLLRGYFLGYCVIGVALHCNFLPWT; encoded by the exons atggcGACGACCATGGACACAAAATTTAGTGAAATGACAATAGCAAATTATGCCGTTTTATCAAGGTTTTTTGTGACTCTTTTGCAG ATCCTGTTTAATAACCTGATACCTGATCACCATGCTGATGCCTTCCACCAAGCGCCACTCCTAAATCCAAGGTTTGCTGATCACTGCGTGGAGTTTCTCCTCGGAGGCTTCCGAAAGTGGGACGGGGCTTACTTCCTGCACATTGCGGAGCATGGCTACACAACGGAACGCATGCTGGTGTTTTTCCCGCTGTACCCCGGTCTGATGCGGTTGCTTGCAGACACGCTCTTCGTCCCTCTCCAGACGATGATGTCCCTACGGAGTGTCCTGATGATCTCTGGATGGCTTGTCAGTACCGCATCGTTCGCCCTGTCGGCAGTCATCCTGCATGCTCTCACCAAGAAAGTATGCAATGATCAGCTGATGGCTCATACAGCGTGGATCCTATACTGCATCAACCCTGCAACAATCTTCATGACCGCTATGTACACGGAAGCGTCATTTTCATTACTCAGCTTCACCGGGATGCTTTTCTTGGAGAAGAAACGATACCTGATATCAGCAATCGTCTTTGGTCTGGGAACATGCATGCGATCTAATGGGATCGTGGCTGTCGGATTCGTCGTGTACCACATGGTTCAGATAACAATCTTTGTCATCGCAAGAACCGGGTTACCCACCAGCTTCTCCACTTTGAAGAAACTATGCTCTGTCTTTGCCATGAATTTAACAAGAATAGTTTATTCCACAGTTATTATTCTCACTCCCTTTGCCCTTTATCAAATCTATAGCTACCTGCGCATATGCAAAGGCGAAACTGCAATCTCTGTTCAAACAATTATGGAATACTGTCTGAATCGGGTATCAAAAATTGGTAGCAATGATACAGTGGACTCTCAAATGATGGACAAATTGGGTCAGGCGCCGCTGTGGTGTCGCAAGTCATTTGCGCTGCCTTATTCAGAGCTCCAAGCAGAACACTGGAATGTTGGTTTGCTGAACTACTATGAATTCAAACAACTTCCAAATTTTATTCTTGCCCTGCCCATAATCATCCTTAGTCTATATGGTGTGTGGGATTACTGCAACAAGAATTGGGATCTTGTGAAAGTGCTTGGGGTGTACCAGCCAATCAGAAGAGATGTTAAGAAAACGGATGACCCAACCGGCCAATCAGAGGGCTTCTATAGTTCGGGTGTATTTGTATATCTGGTCCACcattttgttcttcttctcTTTGGAGTACTTTGTATGCATGTACAG GTCATTACAAGATTCCTCTTTTCAAGCTCTCCAATTCCTATCTGGATTGCTTCACACATCATCCAATCAGCCCTCCAGCAAGATGATACTTCTACACCCTCAAGCAAACATAATGGATCAATCCAAAAGTTCAGTCCATTGGACATCACATGGAGAAAGCATTTAGATAGGAAAGGTCGATTATTGAGGGGGTATTTTCTAGGATATTGTGTCATAGGCGTCGCGTTACATTGCAACTTCTTACCATGGACGTGA